GAGAGTTCAGGCATTCCGGTCACCCTGACCTGAATCTGTACCCGTATTCGAATTTGAACTCGAGAGATTTTCGTGTTGGTCGGGCCGATCCACGCGATCCGGTTCGCCGCGGGAGTCGAACCGATCGCCCACGGCGGGTTCCCAGTCCGAGGTCGAGTCCACTTCCCACTCGCGGACGAGCAGAGTTCCGTCGCCGGTCGCGACGACGAACTCGTCGGTCCAGAAGACCTCGACGATTGTCCCGGGCGGAGCCGACTTCGCGAGGTCCGACGAGAACGGAATGGCTTCCCAGATCATAACCTGTTCAAGGTGGTTCCGGGAGCCGTCAGCGTTGCTGGGCGCGTCGGCCTCCGCGTTGCCGTCGCCATCGACGTAGGTGAACGCACCCGGGTAGGGATCGGCTACCGCCCGAACGAGATTGTACAATTCCCGAGTGCCGTCTGCCCAGTGCACCTCGCCGTCCTCGGGAGTCCGCTTCGGATAGTACGTCGGTTCCCCGGTCTGCGGTTCGAAGGGCCGTTCGCCCTCGAGAATCGGCTCGACGACCTCCAGGAGCATCGTTTCGAGACACATCGAGACCTTATAGTACAACGTCTCGATGGTGTCGAACTCGGTGACGTCGAACTTCCGGGTCGTCACGACGTCCCCGGAGTCGGCGCCAGGATCAAGTCGAATCACCGAGAGGAGAAATCGGTCGCGGTCTTCGATGAGCGACCAGTTGAGTGGCGAGCGGCCGCGCCCCTTCGGCAGGCCGAACGCGCTGCCGTGGTTCCCGAGGGCGCCGTGGGTTGCCGTCTCAAGGATCGATTCCGGAATCAATCGCTGCCAG
This region of Natronosalvus halobius genomic DNA includes:
- a CDS encoding methionyl-tRNA formyltransferase, which translates into the protein MTADSEHSIVYVGCTAPGRNVLEALLEHGLPIDSVVTIDPEMAEANAVSGYASLRPTAEAHDLEVYHPRTYSMTDAADLDHFRTIDPDLLIVNGWQRLIPESILETATHGALGNHGSAFGLPKGRGRSPLNWSLIEDRDRFLLSVIRLDPGADSGDVVTTRKFDVTEFDTIETLYYKVSMCLETMLLEVVEPILEGERPFEPQTGEPTYYPKRTPEDGEVHWADGTRELYNLVRAVADPYPGAFTYVDGDGNAEADAPSNADGSRNHLEQVMIWEAIPFSSDLAKSAPPGTIVEVFWTDEFVVATGDGTLLVREWEVDSTSDWEPAVGDRFDSRGEPDRVDRPDQHENLSSSNSNTGTDSGQGDRNA